A window of the Fusobacterium sp. IOR10 genome harbors these coding sequences:
- a CDS encoding ATP-binding protein, with protein MKINRDSLLVKIVFYNNIAIIITSLVVAMITTFITYEDMESRLVDMSREKIYIVEKAYNNYITSVREDINKISREDDFTRLRQNNSNYKILSYILKNELVKENFQKYYKIEIAMLNDKGEILGFTGKKHIFDKNIIVSGKRLGGFRAQESYIVKEDKQVYSRIIYSYKNNINKRKEYILASIPFELNILQYIKQYIELGSSDKIFAFIGDSYITGDFKENLDKEIINPQNLKTLKENKYKYYYSKKKIGKIPYYMGILALKDYNNENIGCFGVAISREKLFTTKFIIGLFITIIVITLVTLSTTIFGKMLKKLLLPLKDITESAERISDGNYSTRIKLENTNGEIKTLAVAIRKMLRKLEDNQRTLKQRNIKLKENLRKMNTIEQLILEVQTEEDVTKIVQKVMTAFISELGLGFSRGMFFRYSRERDALIGEKAKINSHILDINNDILKEKKSGFNFQIKELEEIIQLIKIPFSEDNIISGALKDREIKYYNSKGYKHNLGNDLFNSLGLNNFLIFPVYNIDYYTGVMVFDYYIKEKKISEEDMELLKLLLMNISIKFRSKVEEEEKIELERNTTISKVAERFLNNREEALNNLLKILEDTKNRDYKNIAENIKTLEGRVEQMKQINKVLIEYSNPLDREKLEEVNIEHLIPEVISEFKLSLPENNKVLISSFISYTGDILGNNKRLRRVFMELLKNAYDAVMQNNKVIKKIDIVVIRDKHSNKLKIDIKDNGIGISEENLDLVFQPFITHKKDAPGLGLSLVKRVIKDCKGVVKIYSKPEIGTTVKITLNILKEEN; from the coding sequence ATGAAAATAAATAGAGATTCTCTTCTTGTAAAAATAGTATTTTACAATAATATAGCGATAATAATAACATCTTTAGTGGTAGCCATGATAACAACCTTCATAACATATGAAGATATGGAATCAAGGTTAGTTGATATGTCCCGTGAAAAGATATATATAGTTGAGAAAGCTTATAACAATTATATAACTAGTGTTAGAGAAGATATCAACAAAATTTCTAGGGAAGATGATTTTACTCGTTTAAGACAAAATAATAGTAATTATAAAATACTTTCTTATATTTTGAAAAATGAACTTGTAAAGGAAAATTTTCAAAAATATTATAAAATAGAAATAGCTATGCTAAATGACAAAGGAGAAATATTAGGTTTTACTGGAAAAAAGCATATATTTGATAAAAATATAATTGTTTCTGGAAAGAGATTGGGAGGATTTAGAGCTCAAGAGAGTTATATTGTAAAAGAGGATAAACAAGTTTATTCTAGGATAATATATTCTTATAAAAATAATATAAATAAAAGAAAAGAGTATATTTTAGCATCTATTCCCTTTGAATTGAACATTCTACAATATATTAAACAATATATTGAGCTAGGGTCATCAGATAAAATTTTTGCTTTTATTGGGGATTCATATATAACTGGAGATTTCAAAGAAAATTTAGATAAGGAAATAATAAATCCACAAAATTTAAAAACTTTAAAGGAAAACAAATATAAATATTATTATAGTAAAAAGAAGATTGGGAAAATCCCTTATTATATGGGGATTTTAGCCTTGAAAGATTATAATAATGAGAATATAGGATGTTTTGGAGTTGCTATTTCAAGGGAGAAATTATTCACTACAAAATTTATAATAGGATTATTTATAACAATTATTGTAATAACTCTAGTAACATTAAGTACAACAATATTTGGAAAAATGTTAAAGAAACTATTACTTCCATTAAAGGATATCACAGAGTCTGCAGAAAGAATCAGTGATGGAAATTATTCAACTAGAATAAAACTAGAAAATACCAATGGAGAAATAAAAACTTTAGCAGTGGCCATAAGAAAAATGCTTAGAAAATTAGAAGATAATCAAAGAACATTGAAGCAAAGAAATATAAAGTTAAAAGAAAATTTAAGAAAAATGAATACTATAGAACAGTTAATACTAGAGGTTCAAACAGAAGAAGATGTAACTAAAATTGTACAAAAAGTAATGACTGCATTTATATCAGAATTAGGGCTTGGTTTCAGTAGGGGAATGTTTTTTAGATACAGTAGGGAAAGAGATGCTCTTATTGGGGAAAAAGCCAAAATAAATTCTCATATTCTAGATATAAATAATGATATTTTAAAAGAAAAAAAATCTGGATTTAATTTCCAGATAAAAGAATTAGAAGAAATAATTCAACTTATAAAAATACCTTTCTCAGAGGATAATATAATTTCTGGTGCCTTAAAGGATAGAGAAATAAAATATTATAATAGTAAGGGATATAAACATAATTTAGGAAATGATTTATTTAATAGTTTAGGATTAAATAACTTTTTAATATTTCCAGTATACAATATAGATTATTACACTGGGGTTATGGTATTTGATTATTATATAAAGGAAAAAAAGATATCAGAAGAAGATATGGAATTACTAAAATTGCTTTTGATGAATATTTCCATAAAATTTAGAAGTAAAGTGGAAGAAGAAGAAAAAATAGAATTAGAACGAAATACTACAATAAGTAAAGTAGCAGAGAGATTCTTAAACAACAGAGAAGAGGCTCTTAATAATTTGTTGAAAATATTGGAAGATACTAAAAATAGAGACTATAAAAACATAGCGGAAAATATTAAAACTCTTGAAGGAAGAGTGGAACAAATGAAACAAATTAATAAAGTCTTAATAGAATACTCAAATCCTTTAGATAGAGAAAAACTAGAAGAAGTTAATATAGAACATTTGATTCCTGAAGTAATTTCTGAGTTTAAATTATCTTTACCTGAAAATAATAAGGTTTTAATATCTTCATTTATAAGTTATACTGGGGATATTTTAGGGAATAATAAAAGGCTTAGAAGGGTATTTATGGAATTATTAAAAAATGCCTATGATGCAGTTATGCAAAATAATAAGGTAATCAAAAAAATTGATATTGTAGTAATTAGAGATAAACATTCAAATAAACTTAAAATAGATATAAAGGATAATGGAATAGGAATATCAGAGGAAAACTTAGATTTAGTTTTTCAGCCATTTATTACTCATAAGAAGGATGCTCCAGGACTTGGACTTTCTCTTGTGAAAAGGGTAATAAAAGATTGTAAGGGAGTAGTTAAAATTTACTCTAAACCAGAAATTGGAACAACCGTTAAAATAACTTTAAATATACTCAAGGAGGAGAATTAA
- a CDS encoding Tex family protein, whose translation MDNLFLIISKELGIKSSQIESTIKLLDEGSTVPFISRYRKEVTGNLDENQIGDILKLVTYLRNLEKRKQEVLSSIEEQGKLTEDLKNKIISSGKLQEVEDLYLPYKKRRKTKADKAIEKGLEPLSQYMYLAKDLNDFLNNAKNYINEEVPTVEEAVEGAKLIIAQGISEQAEYRERIRNILLKEGIVYSKKTKKAEELDEKKVYADYYEYSEVIKTILSHRVLALNRGEKENILKVNIKTEDNIRTKIENILLAGFSNKELKEIQESIVKDALDRLILPSIEREVRNILTDKSEIEAIDIFKENLKNLLLQPPLKEKNILGLDPGYRTGCKVAIVDKNGFYVANDVFRLVEAMDSPKNLEITKNKILKYIEKYDIDIISIGNGTASRETESFVAKVIGEAKKDTKYIITNEAGASVYSASKLANEEFPDLDVTVRGAISIARRIQDPLGELVKIDPKSIGVGMYQHDVDQKRLTESLNEVIESVVNNVGINVNTASWALLEHVSGIKKNIAKNIVEHRKEFGNFENRKQLLKVKGVGKKAYEQMAGFLIIENGKNILDSTIIHPESYKIAEEILENNNISLKEYREKLDESREKLKAFNIENFAKEKEYGNETVKDIYDALIKDRRDPRDELARPLLKSDILKIDNLKAGMELEGTVRNVVKFGAFVDIGLKNDALLHISEISDRFISDPSKVLSVGQIIKVKVKDIDMNRQRVGLTRKTK comes from the coding sequence ATGGATAATCTTTTTTTAATTATTAGTAAAGAATTAGGAATTAAAAGTTCTCAAATAGAAAGTACAATTAAACTTTTAGATGAAGGGTCAACAGTTCCCTTTATATCTAGATATAGAAAAGAAGTTACTGGAAATCTTGATGAAAATCAAATAGGGGATATTTTAAAATTAGTAACATATTTAAGAAATTTAGAAAAAAGAAAGCAGGAAGTTTTATCTTCAATAGAAGAACAAGGAAAATTAACAGAGGATTTAAAAAACAAAATTATATCATCTGGAAAATTACAAGAGGTGGAAGATTTATACTTACCTTATAAAAAAAGAAGAAAAACAAAGGCAGATAAAGCTATAGAAAAAGGATTAGAGCCATTATCTCAATATATGTATTTAGCAAAGGATTTAAATGATTTTTTAAATAATGCAAAAAATTATATTAATGAAGAAGTTCCAACAGTTGAAGAAGCTGTAGAGGGTGCTAAACTTATAATAGCTCAAGGAATATCTGAACAAGCTGAATATAGAGAAAGAATAAGAAATATTTTATTGAAAGAAGGGATAGTATATTCTAAAAAAACTAAAAAAGCAGAAGAATTAGATGAAAAAAAAGTTTATGCAGATTATTATGAATATTCAGAAGTAATAAAAACTATATTATCTCACAGAGTGTTAGCACTTAATAGAGGGGAAAAGGAAAATATATTAAAAGTTAATATAAAAACAGAAGATAATATAAGAACTAAAATAGAAAATATACTTTTAGCTGGATTTTCAAATAAAGAACTTAAAGAAATTCAAGAATCAATAGTTAAAGATGCTTTAGATAGACTGATTCTTCCTTCAATAGAAAGAGAAGTAAGAAATATTTTAACAGATAAAAGTGAGATAGAAGCTATAGATATTTTTAAAGAAAATTTAAAAAATCTTCTTCTTCAACCACCATTAAAAGAAAAGAATATTTTAGGACTAGACCCTGGATATAGAACAGGTTGCAAAGTAGCTATAGTTGACAAAAATGGATTTTATGTTGCCAATGATGTTTTTCGTTTAGTGGAAGCAATGGATTCTCCTAAAAATTTAGAAATAACAAAAAATAAGATTTTAAAGTATATAGAAAAATATGATATAGATATTATTTCAATAGGAAATGGAACAGCTTCTAGAGAAACAGAAAGTTTTGTAGCAAAGGTTATAGGGGAAGCTAAAAAGGATACAAAATATATAATTACAAATGAAGCAGGGGCATCAGTATATTCAGCTTCAAAACTTGCAAATGAAGAGTTCCCAGATTTAGATGTAACAGTAAGAGGGGCTATTTCAATAGCAAGAAGAATACAAGATCCTTTGGGAGAATTAGTTAAAATAGATCCTAAATCAATAGGTGTTGGAATGTATCAACATGATGTTGATCAAAAAAGATTAACAGAATCTTTAAATGAAGTAATAGAATCTGTTGTTAATAATGTTGGAATAAATGTAAACACAGCTTCATGGGCATTGTTAGAACATGTATCAGGGATAAAAAAGAATATAGCTAAAAATATTGTGGAACATAGAAAAGAATTTGGAAATTTTGAAAACAGAAAACAGTTATTAAAAGTAAAAGGTGTTGGGAAAAAAGCCTATGAACAAATGGCTGGATTTTTAATAATTGAAAATGGTAAAAATATTTTAGATAGTACTATAATACATCCAGAGTCTTATAAAATAGCAGAGGAAATACTAGAAAATAATAATATTTCTTTAAAGGAATATAGAGAAAAATTAGATGAAAGTAGAGAGAAATTAAAAGCATTTAACATAGAAAATTTTGCAAAGGAAAAGGAATATGGAAATGAAACTGTAAAAGATATTTATGATGCTTTAATTAAGGATAGAAGAGATCCTAGAGATGAGTTAGCTAGACCCCTTTTAAAATCAGATATATTAAAAATAGATAATTTAAAAGCAGGTATGGAACTAGAAGGAACAGTAAGAAATGTAGTTAAATTTGGAGCCTTTGTTGATATAGGATTAAAAAATGATGCATTATTACATATTTCTGAAATTTCAGACAGATTTATAAGTGATCCTAGTAAAGTACTTTCAGTTGGTCAAATAATAAAAGTAAAAGTAAAAGACATTGATATGAACAGACAAAGAGTTGGGTTAACAAGGAAGACAAAATAA
- the rpsP gene encoding 30S ribosomal protein S16 has product MLKIRLTRLGSNKNPIYRVVAMENLSKRDGKAIAYLGNYFPLEDSRVELKEEEILKHLKNGAQPTRTVKSLLTKAGIWAKFEELKK; this is encoded by the coding sequence ATGTTAAAAATAAGATTAACAAGATTAGGAAGCAACAAAAATCCAATATACAGAGTAGTTGCTATGGAAAATTTATCAAAAAGAGACGGTAAAGCAATAGCATATTTAGGAAACTATTTTCCTTTAGAAGATTCTAGAGTTGAATTAAAAGAAGAAGAAATTTTAAAACACTTAAAAAATGGAGCACAACCAACAAGAACAGTAAAATCTTTACTAACTAAAGCTGGAATTTGGGCTAAATTTGAAGAATTAAAAAAATAG
- the ffh gene encoding signal recognition particle protein, protein MLENLGNRFQDIFKKVRGHGKLSEENIKEALKEVKMSLLEADVNYKVVKDFIKKIQEKAIGTEVLKGINPGQQFIKIVNDELVELLGGTNSRLTKGVKNPTVIMLAGLQGAGKTTFAAKLAARLRKEGETPYLVAADVYRPAAMKQLEVLAKQINIPAYIDEGNKDPIDISKKAFGQARANNYSYMIIDTAGRLHIDEHLMDELGDIKKAVRPQEILLVVDAMIGQDAVNLAKNFNDKLSIDGIVLTKFDGDTRGGAALSIKSVVGKPIKFVGVGEKIADLELFHPERLASRILGMGDVVSLVEKAQEVVDEKDIKSLEEKIKTQQFDLNDFLKQLQTIKKMGPLGSILKMIPGMNSDLGDLAPAEKEMKKTEAIIQSMTLQERKKPDILKASRKIRIAKGSGTDVSDINKLLKQFSQMKNMMKMLSSGKMPNLGGGMPMGIGRGKNKFF, encoded by the coding sequence ATGTTAGAGAATTTAGGAAATAGATTTCAAGATATTTTTAAAAAAGTAAGAGGTCACGGAAAATTAAGTGAAGAAAATATAAAAGAAGCTTTGAAAGAAGTTAAAATGTCATTACTGGAAGCAGATGTAAACTATAAAGTTGTTAAAGACTTTATAAAAAAAATTCAAGAAAAGGCAATAGGTACAGAAGTTTTAAAAGGGATAAACCCAGGTCAACAATTTATAAAAATTGTAAATGATGAACTAGTTGAGCTTCTTGGAGGAACAAATTCAAGATTAACTAAGGGAGTTAAGAATCCAACAGTAATAATGCTTGCAGGATTACAAGGTGCTGGTAAAACCACTTTTGCAGCAAAGCTTGCAGCTAGACTTAGGAAAGAAGGAGAAACTCCTTATTTAGTAGCTGCTGACGTATACAGACCAGCTGCTATGAAACAATTAGAAGTGCTAGCTAAACAAATAAATATACCAGCTTATATAGATGAGGGAAATAAAGATCCAATTGATATATCTAAAAAAGCATTTGGACAAGCAAGAGCAAATAATTATTCATATATGATAATAGATACTGCAGGAAGACTTCATATAGATGAACATCTAATGGATGAACTTGGGGACATAAAAAAAGCTGTAAGACCACAAGAGATATTATTGGTAGTTGATGCTATGATAGGTCAAGACGCAGTTAATTTGGCTAAAAATTTTAATGATAAATTAAGTATAGATGGGATAGTACTTACAAAATTTGATGGAGATACAAGGGGAGGAGCTGCCCTTTCCATTAAATCAGTTGTGGGAAAACCTATAAAATTTGTAGGGGTTGGAGAAAAAATAGCAGATTTAGAATTATTTCACCCTGAAAGATTAGCTTCAAGAATTTTAGGTATGGGAGACGTTGTTTCTCTTGTTGAAAAAGCTCAAGAAGTTGTAGATGAAAAGGATATTAAATCTCTAGAAGAGAAGATAAAAACTCAACAATTTGATTTAAATGATTTTTTAAAACAACTACAAACAATAAAAAAAATGGGACCCTTGGGAAGTATATTGAAAATGATTCCAGGAATGAATTCTGATTTAGGAGATTTAGCTCCAGCAGAAAAAGAAATGAAAAAAACAGAAGCAATTATACAATCTATGACATTACAAGAAAGAAAAAAACCAGATATACTAAAGGCTAGTAGAAAGATTAGAATAGCCAAGGGTAGTGGAACAGATGTTTCTGATATTAATAAATTACTAAAACAATTTTCACAAATGAAAAATATGATGAAGATGTTAAGTTCAGGTAAGATGCCTAATTTAGGTGGAGGAATGCCAATGGGAATAGGTAGAGGCAAAAATAAATTTTTTTAA
- the ylxM gene encoding YlxM family DNA-binding protein: MELNEVIEMGILLEYYKPLLSEKQKEYLIKYFDKDLSFTEIAEENGITRQAVHDNIKRGIKILKTYEEKLGFYKKDRMIYKKLLNLRENFEKDNLEKIIDELN; the protein is encoded by the coding sequence ATGGAATTAAATGAAGTTATTGAAATGGGAATACTTTTAGAGTATTACAAACCATTATTAAGTGAAAAACAAAAAGAATATCTAATTAAATATTTTGATAAAGATTTATCTTTTACAGAAATAGCAGAAGAAAATGGGATAACAAGACAAGCTGTCCATGATAATATAAAAAGAGGGATTAAGATTTTAAAAACATATGAAGAAAAACTAGGTTTTTATAAAAAGGATAGAATGATTTATAAAAAACTTTTAAATTTAAGAGAAAATTTTGAAAAGGACAATTTAGAAAAAATCATTGATGAATTAAATTAA
- a CDS encoding CoA pyrophosphatase → MLNKIIIEKFFNNEESENIIIGSERNVNSSVLVLFCEVNGEINILFEKRAKEISQGGEISFPGGVKDKKDKVSMETALRETFEEIGIKSHRITKRRKYGTLVIPTGVIVQVNIGFIKDFSLNELNINRDEVEKVFLVPLSYFLKNKPIIKELMVENVPSFNRDGKNINFPAKELGLPIMYCKPWGKARRIFLYPYDGEMIWGITGEIIDSICKNIKTIIEL, encoded by the coding sequence ATGTTAAACAAAATTATAATTGAAAAATTTTTTAATAATGAAGAGTCTGAAAATATAATCATAGGAAGCGAAAGAAATGTTAATTCCTCAGTTTTAGTTTTATTTTGTGAAGTTAATGGAGAGATAAATATTTTATTTGAAAAAAGAGCAAAGGAAATAAGTCAAGGGGGAGAAATATCTTTCCCAGGGGGAGTGAAAGATAAAAAAGACAAAGTTTCTATGGAAACAGCCCTAAGGGAAACCTTTGAAGAAATAGGAATAAAAAGTCACAGAATTACAAAAAGAAGGAAATATGGAACTTTAGTTATTCCAACAGGAGTAATTGTGCAGGTTAATATTGGATTTATAAAGGATTTTTCCTTAAATGAATTAAATATAAATAGAGATGAAGTTGAAAAGGTTTTTTTAGTTCCTTTAAGTTATTTTTTAAAGAACAAACCAATAATAAAAGAGCTTATGGTTGAAAATGTTCCTTCTTTTAATAGGGACGGAAAGAATATAAACTTCCCAGCAAAGGAATTAGGATTACCAATAATGTATTGCAAACCATGGGGGAAAGCTAGAAGAATATTTTTATATCCCTATGATGGAGAAATGATTTGGGGGATTACAGGGGAAATTATAGATAGCATTTGTAAAAATATAAAAACAATAATTGAATTGTAA
- a CDS encoding AMP-binding protein: MIFLKKHNKIGIIYNEYKISYEEIIKYSKSFGERLNIKKEDKVMIFMENRPELIYSFFGIWDKEGTCVTIDSSFTGEELEYYISDCSPKYIFTSKKKLKEVEKALFLSKKNTKILIVEDIPMDYSGTDLKVELNDINMVAIMLYTSGTTGKPKGVMLTLDNLLVNIEGLREYKMYISEDKILGLLPMHHILPLLGSGILPLVEGATLVFLKEVSSQAMLEALKEYKITVIVGVPKLWEVLHKKIMDKINSKKLTRGIFKIAEKISNKNIRKKIFKKVHMELGGNIRFLVSGGSKLDAKVTGDFITLGIDICEGYGLTETAPMISFTPTGKIVPGSAGVILSGITVKILEDNEIVVKGRNVMKGYYNKPEETALAIDKEGWFHTGDLGEVRGKQLYVTGRKKEMIVLSNGKNINPIEIEREIMSQSQLIKEIAIMDYEGKLTALIHPDFYKLHENEVTNIVETFKLGIIEKYNKIAPKYRKILDIKISKEEFPKTKIGKVRRFMLKDLITKKEEKITNLEEPTFEEYLKISNYIKNLKNKKVTPCAHFELDLGMDSLDIVEFVSYIEANFGVIIDEKIFTEHCTVEGLSKYVAKHSNEILDVELNWGDRLNNLPLEELPKSNKIGKIFKYILKAFFTFYIKLNKEGLDKLEKDKSVIFSGNHQSFLDAFILNQALPNKVLDKTYYFAKLKHFEKKYMKVIGENSNVILVDINKNLIGSMQMLAKALKNGKNIVIFPEGTRTNDGKLNKFKKFFAILSMELNIPIQPFVIDGAYELYPRNVKYPKSGEVKIKFLEKVYPQMEATYDELSDKIQKIIQNELEKK, encoded by the coding sequence ATGATATTTTTAAAAAAGCATAACAAAATTGGAATTATATATAATGAATATAAAATTTCATATGAAGAAATTATAAAATACTCAAAATCATTTGGGGAAAGGTTAAACATAAAAAAAGAAGATAAGGTTATGATTTTTATGGAAAATAGACCAGAATTAATTTATAGTTTTTTTGGGATATGGGATAAAGAAGGAACATGTGTAACTATAGATTCTAGTTTTACAGGGGAAGAGTTAGAATATTATATTTCAGACTGCAGTCCTAAATATATATTTACATCAAAGAAAAAATTAAAAGAAGTGGAAAAGGCCCTATTCTTATCAAAAAAAAATACAAAAATATTAATTGTTGAAGATATACCTATGGATTACAGTGGAACTGATTTAAAAGTTGAGCTAAATGATATTAATATGGTTGCAATTATGCTGTACACATCAGGAACAACTGGAAAACCAAAGGGAGTTATGCTAACTTTAGATAATTTATTAGTTAATATAGAAGGACTTAGGGAATATAAAATGTATATTTCAGAGGATAAAATATTAGGTCTTCTTCCAATGCACCATATATTACCCCTATTAGGCTCTGGAATATTACCATTGGTAGAGGGAGCTACATTAGTATTTTTAAAAGAAGTATCTTCCCAAGCTATGTTGGAAGCTTTAAAGGAATATAAAATTACAGTGATAGTTGGAGTCCCAAAATTATGGGAAGTTTTACATAAAAAAATCATGGATAAAATTAATTCTAAAAAATTAACAAGGGGAATATTTAAAATAGCAGAAAAAATTTCAAATAAAAATATAAGAAAAAAAATATTTAAAAAAGTTCATATGGAACTAGGAGGGAATATAAGATTTTTAGTTTCTGGAGGTTCTAAATTAGATGCTAAGGTAACTGGAGATTTTATAACCTTAGGAATAGATATATGTGAAGGATATGGTTTGACAGAAACAGCACCAATGATAAGCTTCACACCTACTGGGAAAATAGTTCCAGGATCAGCTGGGGTAATATTGTCAGGAATTACAGTTAAAATTTTAGAAGATAATGAAATTGTTGTTAAAGGAAGAAACGTAATGAAAGGTTACTACAACAAACCTGAAGAAACAGCTTTAGCAATAGATAAAGAAGGATGGTTTCATACAGGTGATTTAGGAGAAGTTAGAGGGAAACAATTATATGTAACAGGAAGAAAAAAAGAGATGATAGTTCTTTCCAATGGTAAAAATATAAACCCCATAGAAATAGAGAGAGAAATTATGAGCCAAAGCCAGTTAATAAAGGAAATAGCAATAATGGACTATGAAGGGAAGTTAACAGCATTAATACATCCTGATTTTTATAAGTTACATGAAAATGAGGTTACAAACATTGTTGAAACTTTTAAACTAGGAATAATAGAAAAATATAATAAAATAGCTCCTAAATATAGGAAAATATTAGATATTAAAATAAGTAAGGAAGAATTTCCAAAAACAAAAATAGGTAAAGTAAGAAGATTTATGTTAAAGGATCTAATTACCAAAAAGGAAGAAAAAATAACTAATTTAGAGGAACCAACTTTTGAAGAGTATTTAAAAATTTCAAATTATATAAAAAATTTAAAAAATAAGAAGGTAACCCCTTGTGCACATTTTGAATTGGATTTAGGAATGGATTCCCTTGATATAGTTGAATTTGTATCCTATATAGAAGCTAACTTTGGAGTAATTATAGATGAAAAAATATTTACAGAACATTGTACAGTGGAAGGTCTATCTAAATATGTGGCAAAGCATTCAAATGAAATTTTAGATGTGGAACTTAATTGGGGAGATAGATTAAATAATTTACCCTTAGAAGAGTTACCTAAATCTAACAAAATTGGTAAAATATTTAAATATATACTAAAAGCTTTTTTTACATTTTATATAAAATTAAATAAGGAAGGCTTAGATAAATTAGAAAAAGATAAATCAGTTATTTTTTCAGGGAATCATCAAAGTTTTTTAGATGCATTTATCTTAAATCAAGCTTTACCAAATAAAGTTCTAGACAAAACTTATTATTTTGCAAAATTAAAACATTTTGAGAAAAAATATATGAAGGTTATAGGGGAAAACTCCAATGTTATTTTAGTAGATATTAATAAAAATCTTATAGGATCAATGCAAATGTTAGCAAAGGCATTGAAAAATGGTAAGAATATTGTTATATTTCCAGAGGGAACAAGAACAAATGATGGTAAATTAAATAAATTCAAGAAGTTTTTTGCAATTTTATCAATGGAGTTAAATATTCCTATTCAACCATTTGTAATAGATGGAGCTTATGAACTATATCCTAGAAATGTAAAATATCCAAAATCAGGAGAAGTTAAGATTAAATTTTTAGAAAAAGTCTATCCACAAATGGAAGCTACATATGATGAACTTAGTGATAAAATTCAAAAAATTATCCAAAATGAATTAGAAAAAAAATAA
- a CDS encoding lysine exporter LysO family protein → MLGIIISIISGGLLGYFFQNDYLTKNSDSLVSGGLCLLLLFVGMDIGNNQSLFSKLSKFGKKIWLLPIGTIIGSFIGGYIASYITSVHLGEGIAISMGLGWYSLSAIELSKISAELGSLAFLTNVIREVLAILTIPLVAKYIGHLESVSVAGATSMDTLLPIINKSTSPDIAVIAFFSGITLSTAVPFLVTAAIAFFHLA, encoded by the coding sequence ATGTTAGGAATTATAATTTCAATTATTTCAGGGGGACTTTTAGGTTATTTTTTTCAAAATGACTATTTAACAAAAAATAGTGATTCTTTAGTTAGTGGTGGACTATGTCTTTTACTTCTTTTTGTTGGAATGGATATTGGAAATAATCAATCTCTTTTTTCAAAACTTTCTAAATTCGGAAAAAAAATTTGGTTACTACCAATTGGAACTATAATAGGTTCTTTTATAGGAGGATACATAGCCTCTTATATTACAAGTGTCCATTTAGGGGAAGGTATTGCAATTAGTATGGGACTTGGATGGTATTCTTTATCTGCTATAGAACTTTCTAAAATTAGTGCTGAACTTGGAAGTCTTGCTTTTTTAACCAATGTTATTAGAGAAGTTTTAGCTATTTTAACTATTCCCCTTGTTGCTAAATATATAGGACATTTAGAGTCTGTTTCAGTGGCTGGAGCAACATCTATGGATACTTTGCTTCCAATTATAAATAAAAGCACTTCCCCTGATATTGCTGTAATTGCTTTTTTTAGTGGAATAACTTTGTCCACAGCTGTTCCATTTTTAGTAACTGCTGCAATCGCTTTTTTCCATTTAGCTTAA